In the Malaclemys terrapin pileata isolate rMalTer1 chromosome 12, rMalTer1.hap1, whole genome shotgun sequence genome, one interval contains:
- the LOC128845981 gene encoding ribonuclease-like, translated as MVMALKGSYPVLLLSLVLLGAWLALASGQQSTSTNDQFLRWHWDSPKTQATNNTAYCNLLTHCRGISRRNNTFIHDSITAINSICTGKRDGPVISPRTFKITVCKFNLKTATATGTPLFHRIVVICKKKLPMCFVRSVRPTILV; from the coding sequence ATGGTCATGGCTCTGAAAGGATCCTACCCCGTGCTCCTGCTGTCCCTTGTCCTGCTGGGGGcttggctggctctggccagcGGGCAGCAGTCGACTTCAACAAATGACCAATTCCTGAGGTGGCACTGGGATAGCCCGAAGACCCAAGCCACCAACAACACCGCTTACTGCAACCTGCTGACACATTGCCGGGGGATATCCAGAAGGAACAACACCTTCATCCATGACAGCATCACAGCCATCAACAGCATCTGCACTGGGAAGCGTGATGGGCCCGTGATAAGCCCACGTACCTTCAAAATCACAGTCTGCAAATTTAACCTGAAGACAGCCACTGCCACAGGGACACCCTTATTCCACCGAATTGTCGTCATCTGTAAGAAAAAGCTCCCTATGTGCTTTGTGAGGAGCGTTAGGCCCACGATCTTGGTGTAG